The following proteins come from a genomic window of Candidatus Omnitrophota bacterium:
- a CDS encoding HlyC/CorC family transporter: MSVIIGFLIIALCLFVQGFLSSTEMAVISSSRLRMLHRSEQGDKRAKVVLDLLAHPEKLLSTTLVGVNLAAVTGASVASGLAVRAFGDGGAIIATVIMVPLFVVFGEIVPMGFARQRPNRYTLQNIPALIWAYRIMYPLVKVAAAISGGVTRLARAGTKQKPFMTRDELRILLENEARTEGFTPDEAEMAREVLDFGITQVRSIMTPLIDVDAADSRQKVGDLLEIVRAKRHSRIPIYEDRVDNITGVVHITHLLGEPEDRPVRELARRPYYVAEVMTIDDVLNAFQNNRRKMAIVVNEYGGASGVVTLEDIIEEIVGEISDEYDPVEKRRIQRRGDVYFVDGKTPVSELNEELDLELPEDRAETIGGLMVAALGKMPRTGDRVVVEKWEISAEAATNRLVEKVKIRRKGAKS, from the coding sequence ATGTCCGTTATTATCGGATTCTTAATTATCGCGCTTTGCCTTTTTGTTCAAGGCTTTTTGTCTTCGACGGAGATGGCCGTCATTTCTTCCTCCAGACTCCGGATGTTGCACCGCAGTGAGCAGGGGGACAAACGGGCAAAGGTGGTCTTGGACCTGTTGGCCCATCCTGAAAAACTTCTCAGCACGACGCTTGTGGGAGTGAATCTTGCCGCTGTCACAGGGGCTTCTGTGGCTTCCGGACTGGCGGTCCGCGCCTTTGGAGACGGGGGCGCCATTATCGCCACCGTCATTATGGTGCCGCTGTTTGTGGTCTTTGGGGAAATCGTGCCCATGGGTTTCGCGCGCCAGCGTCCCAACCGGTACACCCTGCAGAATATCCCTGCTTTGATCTGGGCCTATCGCATCATGTATCCCCTGGTCAAGGTGGCGGCCGCGATTTCCGGGGGGGTGACTCGTTTGGCAAGGGCCGGTACCAAGCAGAAACCCTTCATGACCCGTGACGAACTTCGTATTTTGCTGGAAAACGAGGCGCGCACGGAAGGATTCACTCCGGATGAAGCGGAAATGGCCCGGGAAGTTTTGGATTTCGGCATTACGCAAGTGCGTTCAATCATGACTCCGCTCATTGATGTGGATGCCGCGGATTCCAGGCAGAAAGTGGGCGATCTTCTGGAGATTGTGCGTGCCAAGCGCCATAGCCGTATCCCCATCTATGAAGATCGCGTCGACAATATTACCGGGGTTGTCCACATCACGCACCTCTTGGGGGAGCCTGAGGACCGGCCCGTCCGGGAGCTCGCCAGGCGCCCCTACTATGTGGCTGAGGTGATGACCATTGACGACGTGCTCAACGCGTTTCAGAACAACCGGCGCAAGATGGCCATTGTGGTCAACGAGTACGGGGGTGCCTCGGGAGTGGTGACCCTGGAGGACATTATCGAAGAGATCGTGGGGGAGATCAGCGACGAGTACGATCCTGTGGAAAAACGGCGGATCCAGCGGCGCGGGGATGTCTACTTTGTGGATGGCAAAACTCCGGTATCCGAACTCAACGAGGAGCTGGATCTGGAACTGCCGGAGGACCGGGCGGAGACCATCGGGGGGCTTATGGTAGCGGCCTTGGGCAAAATGCCCCGGACCGGAGACCGGGTTGTGGTCGAGAAATGGGAGATTAGCGCAGAGGCTGCCACAAACCGTCTGGTCGAGAAGGTCAAGATCCGGCGCAAAGGGGCAAAATCCTGA
- a CDS encoding ATP-binding cassette domain-containing protein translates to MIHVSNLVKAFPRVTAVDSLSFDVSSQEVVGFLGPNGAGKTTTMRILTGYLPASAGEATICGHDVIKNSLEVRRHIGYLPESVPLYTDMRVREYLRYRAALKGVPRSKLREQLSSVSERCSLTEVYNRVIGQLSRGYRQRVGLADALLGSPEVLILDEPTVGLDPNQIRQVRSLIAELATEHTVLLSSHILPEVEAVCQRVLILNRGRLVAQGTPQELRERFKQAAPVRVEVRVADPVKAAEEMEAVPGVGAVTIESRGEYSVFRVFSESGEDVRGALFKLIVQRSWDLRDLHADQASLEEIFVEITQ, encoded by the coding sequence ATGATTCACGTCTCTAATCTGGTCAAAGCCTTCCCCCGGGTAACAGCGGTGGACTCCCTGAGTTTTGATGTGTCCTCCCAGGAAGTGGTGGGCTTTTTGGGCCCCAACGGCGCGGGCAAGACCACCACGATGCGCATTCTCACCGGGTATCTCCCGGCCAGCGCAGGCGAGGCCACAATCTGCGGGCATGATGTCATCAAGAATTCCCTGGAAGTGCGAAGGCATATCGGCTATTTGCCCGAGAGCGTGCCGCTCTATACGGATATGAGGGTGAGGGAGTATTTGCGCTACCGCGCGGCGCTCAAGGGCGTGCCCCGCTCCAAATTGCGGGAGCAACTGAGCAGTGTGAGCGAGCGTTGCAGTCTGACGGAAGTGTACAATCGCGTGATTGGCCAGCTCTCCCGCGGTTACCGGCAGCGTGTGGGTTTGGCCGATGCTCTTTTGGGTTCTCCCGAAGTCCTCATACTGGACGAGCCCACGGTTGGATTGGATCCGAACCAGATCCGCCAGGTGCGCTCGCTGATTGCGGAGCTGGCAACCGAGCACACGGTTCTCCTTTCAAGCCATATCCTTCCGGAGGTCGAGGCCGTATGCCAGCGCGTCTTGATCTTGAACCGGGGCCGTTTGGTGGCTCAGGGCACGCCGCAGGAGTTGCGCGAGCGCTTCAAACAGGCGGCTCCTGTGCGGGTGGAGGTTCGCGTGGCCGATCCCGTCAAAGCAGCGGAGGAAATGGAGGCAGTGCCCGGGGTGGGGGCTGTGACAATTGAGTCGCGCGGAGAGTACAGTGTTTTCCGGGTCTTTTCAGAGAGCGGGGAGGATGTGCGGGGCGCTTTGTTCAAGCTGATTGTTCAGCGCAGCTGGGATTTGCGCGATTTGCACGCGGATCAGGCTTCACTCGAGGAGATCTTTGTGGAGATTACCCAATGA
- a CDS encoding DUF21 domain-containing protein, with amino-acid sequence MSVTLFLPLILLVLMVTTSAFFSGSETTLFSLSRVRVEKLSEEKRGFGPLAARLLDHPLRLLVTIVIGNMFSNIFASALAAQVAIQAVGDAGLFLAIPLMTAVIVVFGEIIPKTFALYHNEFFARIVAPVLAFWATLVSPLRKLLGRFAERVLSGLGEYSQVEKARVTAQELRSAIPFIGSSGVLAKEETQLLHNIFRFRDRTVGDVMRPYAKLTAFDVNTPAQEIVKAVREQQFTRIPMFEDRPENVVGVLYVKDLLIHGVQLDQPVRRLLFRPPFFVPEAMDAGQLFRNMANGKTHMALVVNEYGLVTGFVTFEDLLEEIVGDIHDKDK; translated from the coding sequence ATGAGCGTAACATTATTCCTTCCTTTGATTCTATTGGTCCTCATGGTCACAACCTCCGCCTTTTTTTCGGGGTCTGAGACCACTCTCTTCTCCCTTAGCCGGGTTCGAGTTGAAAAACTCTCCGAGGAAAAACGCGGCTTTGGCCCCTTAGCTGCGCGACTCCTGGATCATCCCTTGCGCCTTTTGGTTACGATTGTCATCGGAAATATGTTTTCGAATATTTTTGCCTCAGCCTTAGCGGCCCAAGTGGCGATTCAGGCTGTGGGGGATGCCGGACTGTTTCTTGCCATTCCTCTAATGACAGCGGTGATTGTGGTGTTTGGGGAAATCATACCTAAGACATTTGCTTTGTATCATAACGAATTTTTTGCTCGGATTGTGGCGCCTGTGCTTGCATTCTGGGCTACGCTGGTTTCTCCTCTGAGAAAGCTGCTCGGCCGGTTTGCCGAGCGGGTACTATCGGGCCTCGGAGAGTATTCCCAAGTTGAAAAAGCTCGCGTGACTGCTCAGGAGCTGCGTTCCGCAATTCCGTTTATCGGGAGTTCGGGAGTCCTGGCTAAGGAAGAAACCCAGCTCCTGCACAACATCTTCCGGTTCAGAGACAGGACTGTGGGGGATGTGATGCGTCCCTATGCAAAGCTGACTGCCTTTGACGTGAACACCCCGGCTCAGGAAATTGTGAAGGCCGTGCGGGAGCAACAATTTACGCGGATTCCGATGTTCGAAGACCGGCCCGAAAATGTGGTGGGGGTGCTTTATGTTAAGGATCTCTTGATTCACGGGGTTCAACTGGATCAGCCTGTGCGCAGGCTTTTGTTCCGGCCTCCATTTTTTGTTCCCGAAGCCATGGACGCGGGCCAGTTGTTTCGCAATATGGCTAATGGCAAGACTCACATGGCCCTGGTGGTCAATGAATACGGTTTGGTGACGGGTTTTGTCACCTTTGAGGATCTTCTGGAAGAAATTGTGGGTGATATCCACGATAAGGACAAATAA
- a CDS encoding DUF3568 family protein has product MRRAYLNLALLLSMSVALAGCAPVIVAGAAVGGYAVGKDSIQGEISASYESLWQASVAIATHYADDGKLIEEDRDHGRIEAKMGSANLRIYLEELTEGTIKLKVKSRRYLLPYMELSERVFVKILNRLK; this is encoded by the coding sequence ATGCGACGCGCCTACCTTAATCTTGCTCTATTGCTCAGTATGTCAGTAGCTCTTGCGGGCTGTGCTCCGGTCATTGTGGCCGGTGCTGCAGTTGGTGGTTATGCCGTGGGCAAGGACTCCATCCAGGGAGAGATCAGCGCTTCATACGAAAGCCTTTGGCAGGCCAGTGTTGCGATTGCAACGCATTACGCTGATGACGGTAAGCTGATTGAAGAAGACAGAGACCACGGCCGTATTGAGGCCAAAATGGGCTCGGCAAACCTGCGGATTTACTTGGAAGAGTTGACCGAAGGCACAATCAAGCTGAAGGTCAAGTCGCGGAGGTATCTCTTGCCGTATATGGAGCTTTCCGAGAGGGTCTTTGTAAAGATCCTGAACCGGCTTAAATAA
- a CDS encoding glucose-1-phosphate adenylyltransferase codes for MAGGKGERLYPLTRDRSKPAVPFGGRFRIVDFVLSNFINSGIYSLYILVQYKSQSVIEHLRTGWRLTGMRRDHFITVVPPQMRWADQMWYRGTADAVFQNLNVVREYSPDIVAVFGADHIYRMDIRQMIEFHLSKGADATVAALPVPIEDATGYGIVTADANGRVTGFDEKPKHPQAMPTDPGRAYSSMGNYLFNTGMLIDVLMEDSQRSTAHDFGKTIIPELFTRANVFAYNFFENQIPGLNSYEEPGYWRDVGNLVSYWHASMDILGRQPVLDLNNSRWPILGSEYIGPPTQIDGARLESAAFGSGSRVEDATVKRSILGSKVRVEPGAVIEDSVIMDDTVVGRGACVRRTIVDRFNQIEPGAQVYAGGRDANRYHVDSSGIVVVPRGRSVFATQAIPMIGV; via the coding sequence ATGGCCGGCGGAAAGGGAGAGCGGCTTTACCCGCTGACTCGTGACCGGAGTAAGCCGGCCGTGCCCTTTGGCGGCCGCTTCCGGATCGTCGACTTTGTTCTGAGTAATTTCATCAACTCAGGCATCTATTCCCTGTATATCCTGGTGCAGTACAAGTCCCAATCGGTCATTGAGCATCTGCGTACAGGCTGGCGTTTGACGGGAATGCGGCGCGATCACTTTATTACGGTGGTGCCTCCGCAGATGCGCTGGGCGGATCAGATGTGGTACCGGGGAACCGCCGATGCGGTATTTCAGAACCTCAATGTCGTTCGCGAGTATTCGCCGGATATTGTGGCGGTTTTTGGTGCCGACCACATCTATCGCATGGATATCCGCCAAATGATCGAGTTTCACTTGAGCAAGGGGGCCGATGCCACGGTGGCTGCCTTGCCCGTGCCCATCGAAGATGCCACGGGTTATGGGATCGTGACTGCGGACGCAAACGGGCGGGTCACTGGATTCGACGAAAAGCCCAAGCACCCCCAAGCCATGCCCACGGATCCGGGGCGCGCCTATTCGTCCATGGGAAATTACCTTTTCAATACGGGGATGCTCATTGATGTGCTTATGGAGGATTCACAGCGCTCCACCGCACATGACTTCGGCAAGACCATTATTCCGGAGCTTTTCACCAGAGCGAATGTCTTTGCTTACAATTTCTTTGAAAACCAGATCCCGGGGCTGAATAGTTACGAAGAACCGGGTTATTGGCGGGATGTGGGTAATTTAGTCTCTTATTGGCACGCCAGTATGGATATTCTGGGCCGCCAGCCGGTCCTGGATCTGAACAATAGTCGTTGGCCTATTCTGGGCAGCGAATACATCGGTCCACCCACCCAGATTGACGGGGCGCGTCTGGAATCCGCGGCTTTTGGCAGCGGGAGCCGGGTTGAGGATGCCACAGTTAAACGTTCGATTCTGGGCTCCAAGGTGAGGGTGGAGCCCGGCGCGGTAATCGAGGACTCGGTAATTATGGATGATACGGTGGTCGGCCGGGGCGCTTGCGTGCGCAGGACCATTGTGGATCGATTTAACCAAATTGAGCCCGGTGCCCAGGTTTATGCCGGCGGAAGAGACGCAAATCGCTATCATGTTGACAGCTCGGGCATTGTAGTTGTGCCGCGCGGCCGCAGCGTTTTTGCAACTCAGGCCATACCCATGATCGGAGTCTGA
- a CDS encoding response regulator has translation MAKRILLVDDQLSLVQLLSRLLQRHGYIVSAATDGKQALERLRLEQPDLICMDIRMPGMDGYSAMREIKKRPALKGIPVVILTSHAQMEDLFEMEGAVDYITKPFDESDFLSRIAKALGTEPAKSAELEEPTEPADQ, from the coding sequence TTGGCGAAGCGTATCCTATTGGTGGATGACCAGCTAAGCCTGGTGCAGTTGCTCTCGCGGTTATTGCAACGGCATGGGTACATCGTGTCCGCGGCCACGGACGGCAAGCAGGCTCTTGAGCGTCTGCGTTTGGAACAGCCGGACTTGATTTGTATGGATATCCGGATGCCCGGAATGGATGGGTATTCGGCCATGCGCGAAATCAAGAAGCGCCCGGCTCTCAAGGGCATACCCGTTGTTATTCTCACCTCGCATGCCCAGATGGAAGATCTCTTCGAAATGGAGGGGGCCGTGGACTACATCACCAAGCCCTTTGATGAATCGGATTTCTTGAGCCGGATCGCCAAGGCTTTGGGAACCGAACCGGCGAAATCCGCAGAACTCGAAGAACCTACCGAACCCGCAGATCAATGA